The stretch of DNA CTCTGATTCCTCAAGGTGATCGCTGCACTGAATAGTTGTGGCGACGATGCACCAAGTCCTGGCATGTTTGGCTGTTTCCTTAAATCACAGGGGAAAGCTCTGGATAACTAGAAAAACTAAATTCTAACATGGCTTTGAAGATGGATATAAAGAGGAAAGTGCAGAAGAGAGAAGATCAAAGCAactgcaggcagaggcaggcAAAAAAGCCAGAAGAGTTGCCTTATTTCCTTTGATCAGCAGTAAAATCATTAACAGTACTACAGCTGGTTAGATTTGGAGTGCTTTCTAAACACGTAACCAACACAGCCTGCTTTTGTTGTTGCAGCATCTCCTTTCTGCCCTTAACAACAGAGCCCAGTTCCAGGCTCACTCTGGCAGGTAGCATTCTTCCCCTACTTTATTTAGACTTAATACCTGAAAGACACAGAACAAGAAGATACTAGCAGACAAATCCGTGCTTGCCATCTACCTGTGCAAGTAGAATATTTATAACTTCTTCATTctcattcatttcttctttggAGACGTCCTCCTTCGAAAGGCTAGCGATTTCTTGTGCAATCTTTGTTTCACACTCCTGCCAAAGAAAAAGTACAGTTTTCAAACCACAGCTGGAGGATCACGATACTGCTCCTCAGCCTTTTAAGAACTAAGATGAAAAAGCCTGCATCAAAAAGACTGAAAGGTGGTTTGATCTGACTGGGTTGCCCTTGCACATTATCAAAAtttagggaatgctcagatagtTTGTTCTGAGTCATACGAATTGTAAGAGTTTCAAGTAAGTAAACTCGTATGAACAGCAGGAAATAATAGCGAAACACCTCGGTGGCACCCACACTTTGTAAATCCACATTACAGCCCCCAGCATCCTGACCTGTACCGGAACCATCTCACAGTTACAGTATTTTCAACTGTAATGCTGAATGATGCGACCCAATAAACAGGggtaaacagtgaaaaacttATAGCCATGGAACTTGGGAAGAATGGATGTTGTTAAAAATACCCTGACATAATTTTCATCTGTGATTTACATTTGGCCAATAAATAGGTTACCCACCTGCCTCTTAGCTTCTCTCAGTTTCCTCTTAAGAGCTGTTAAAATTCTTTGCACCTCCCAGAGTCTCTCTTCTTTGGATAAGTCTTTTATCCCTGCTTGCAAGTCTCGGTGTAAACAGTTCAGTAGGAACTCCTAGAAATATTGTCAAAGCAATTACGTGTCTGTAAGTATATCACAGCAGggcagaatgggaaaaaaaatagttttggcTTCATGACAAAAGGCTTGGAGTTCTGCTTTTCAAAGCATTACATGTGGTAACCCGCACAGGACAACTGTGATATAACCACAAAGTGCATTATTATATGCTTATAAGAATTTATCTTTGTCCTGGACTTGCCACATTCAGTAGAAACAAGAACACTGAAGTAATCACCAACCTGGCGTCTGATTTCTTCTTTGATGCTTTCTTGTGTTTCTGGCAGTGCTGGCATGGTTGCCATATTTGACCAACGGAGAGGTTTTGTCACCTGTTTTAGGGTCACATTCCCGAAGAACTCTTGGACATGTGTAAAAAATACATAGAGGACACGGTTGCTGATCTGCAAAGAAAGAACAGGGCGGTTAAGAACACTGCTTAGGGTGATTTCTGCATATCACCTGTATCTGTGAAGCACAACATCTTTCTCCAGAAATGCAACAGCCTTTAGTATCCGTTTCTGTAGTCTTAGTTTGcacaaaaagattaaaagctGGGTGAAAAATTCTACCTTAGATGGCCCAGTACTGGCCTCAAGGAATCACTAGGCTGTCTCTTAGCTGTGCAGCCGAGGTGTTTTCATGCTAAGCTTGGCATTTTCACGTCTCACCCTGCCACAATTATTTCCATCACTTATATTCATATAGAATTTAAGTGatacagaaattaattaattttttcttcttgaccACATAATGAGAGTTAGTGATAGCAAGAGGTAAGAGGGGAACACCAACCATACTGTGCTATGGCTGGCCactttctctcccctcccaaaACCTCAGAGTATTTTCTACAACTTCCCCTCTCCGATGATTTAAAATAGTAGATAAAAAAGTAGTTGAAAGGAGCTGGTACTGTATTCCTTGCTTTAACATGAGACAGAAGCACATACGGATTCTGATACTACATCATCcaataaaatgtaaaagtttATCCTGAAAGAAGAACTAGAATTGTCGCTACCTGTATTTTAATTGCTAAAATCTACTTCACAAGAAAGCGTGATTGGGCCTGCACCATTTTACATTAATTGTTGCTGCTTTTGTTACCTAGAAAATGACTGGCCCAGCAAAACAGCAGAGAATAACACCCAGCCCTTTTGCTGCTGAGCCGCCACCTTGACtcttaataaaaaagcaaagcttttccGAAGTGTGGTTTTTCTTCTAGAAGCCCCACACCCCGTGCCACGTTCCCATCGTGGACAGGACTGATTCTGAGCTGCGTTTAATTCTCTGCAAGAGAATTCCTacagagaaagctttttttgGGCTGAAGTTCTGCCCTAACGCTTGCTGTGTGCTGCACGTACCTGGACAGTAGGGCTGAGCACTATGGAAATGTTCTGGATGTTCATCTTTGTTTCCAGCTCCTTTGCAATGACGTGGTCCATATGCACAACCAGCCACGAGATGAGGAGGTGGTTACACTCCGGCAGCTCTTTCAGCAGCCTCTGGCACTCCTGAACCTTCTCAGCTTCTGTGCTCTTGCCACAAGCATCCTCAAAGCGGGGCATTAGCTCTTTGGTAAGCAAGTTTTCAGGCAGTTCTCGTAGGTATTGTTTCAGCAAGCTGGCTACAGTATTGGGCTCATATTCTTCCAGGTTGGGAGATTCTTCTCGATCGTAGGCTGCTTTTAGCTCGTCGACTTTTGATTTTATTCCTTAAAATATTTAGATCAAGAATTAAGAGAAATCTTCAACTGTACATGTGCAATAGttagaaaggttttttttttttttttttttgagatgcaCCTCTCCTTACAATTAGGTTAATCGAGGAATACCTCTAAAAGTTATCTACACATGGCACAGTTAAAATCATGACTTAAAATTACCTGATCGCTGCATCTGAAAGCACTGAGCTCTCCTGTGAGGCTAACCCAGAGCATTTCTGATGTTCTGACTCAGAACTGAGGTCAGCAGATGCCCTTGCATCAAGGGACATGAAATAAGCAAGGAAGGGTAGGGGAATGTAAAAGCAATCATTTATCTGACTTCTTCCAGGCTGCTCACTTCTACAGCCCTAAGCCAATTCGCAAATACGGCCTTATCAACTCCAACACCATGCAACGGGTTCTACCTATGGGTGTTTTTATAGCTCAGTGATACTCACATCTTCCAAAAGTCAGACAAGTTTCGTTCTGAAAGCTCAAATGCTCACCTGACTTTCACTGACTTAACGCATTGCCATGGCTTGGCTCAGATCAGGAAACAAAGCTAGGTGCAGCTAGCCCATGGCTAATGCCAGGTGAATTGTGCTCTATTTCACGCCCAAATAAGTTGTCACAGCTGCTAAAAGCCACTGCAATCGTCTTTCTGAGCTCTCTAAACAATCTTACCCACACCAGAGGGTGCTATTGCACTGGAGAACACATAGGAAGCGCAAATGTCAAAAACGCCTTACAGCAAACAAACCTTCTGTGAAAATTCCCAACACATcatgccttgaaaaaaaaaaacacacagacagGCTGTTCCAACAGGCAATACCAAGAAACAGCTTAAACTGCCGTGGCATTTATGCACCCCTACCAAATACCACGCAAGTCAGCAGCATACAGGCAGCTTAATGAAGCCTTGAAAAATTGTTTGATTGCTGCTTTGCAGTGCTGGATCATAACTTGCTTCCAAAGCTTCTCCTCGAGTTCCTTTTCTCACTAAACTTTCCCCTAAACGTTCACACGGAAGTACTTACGTGAGATTGAGGGCACGAGGAGTTCACAAAGGGCCTGTTTTGTTTAACGTGGCTAAAACCGACTGCGATTTATGTAAGCTGCTGTTACACAACTGCCGTGGTTAATTACCCTGGCTGTGGCTAAGGCTAAATGCCGAAACTCGCGTTTTCTGCCTATTAGTGGCTCTGCTTGAACAAAAGgagtttttatgaaaaaaaaaaccaaaaaacaaacaacggaAAAAGCAACAGTGGGAAGCTTAAGTAATGAAAAGGCTACTTCTCTTCTTTGCCCTTCCCATCAATTAGCAGAGTAATTCTTAATgcagaagtaaaaaataaaaattatgtacaAGCTTGCCAATCCAGGGAGCTTTATTCATAATTACCAACCTCTCAGGAAAGGCCCAAAGCTGCGTATTTTTACGGCCATTAGCAGTACCCTCGTGTTAGCAACTTCTCTGCTATTGCAGCCCGAGGGGGTGTGCTGAGCCGGAGCTACCTGATTATCTTTGAGATAGCTGAAATCTGTATCAAGACACTATAAACAGTGTCTCGAGGTGCTGGAAGTGGTAAAACAACGCAAAACGTGCAAGACCTTAACCACCTGCACGGCCGCGCGCCCGCAGTACCTGACACTCGGTAGATGCCTTCGCACTTCATGCCGTACTTCTCGACGTAGTCTATACATTCACGGAACACGGCCGGCAGGCGGATGCCATCGTACATCATGGTCCTGTCCACTGCGTCAGACAAAGGAATGCCAAACACAGGCCTGTGACTGGGCACATCCACTTGAGGTATCTCTGGCTCCTGAATtggcttcttctttttcttcttctctttccacTGTTTTACGACGTCCGCTGCGGTTAAGTCTTTTGACTTCTTCTCTTTATGCTTGTCTTCCTTATGCTTGTCTTCCTTGTGTTTTTCATCTTTGggtttctcttttattttaaaatccttttccttctttttggaAAAGCTGGGCTTCTTGAAGACGTGTATTCCCTTGGACCGCTTCAACTTGGAAGGGCTTTCAGCCTCGTCACCGGAG from Anas platyrhynchos isolate ZD024472 breed Pekin duck chromosome 2, IASCAAS_PekinDuck_T2T, whole genome shotgun sequence encodes:
- the RALBP1 gene encoding ralA-binding protein 1 isoform X1, with amino-acid sequence MTECFLPPTSSPSEHRRVEHSGGLARTPSSEEISPTKFPGLYRTGEPSPPHDSLHEPPDIVSDDEKEHGKKKGKFKKKEKRTEGYAAFQEDSSGDEAESPSKLKRSKGIHVFKKPSFSKKKEKDFKIKEKPKDEKHKEDKHKEDKHKEKKSKDLTAADVVKQWKEKKKKKKPIQEPEIPQVDVPSHRPVFGIPLSDAVDRTMMYDGIRLPAVFRECIDYVEKYGMKCEGIYRVSGIKSKVDELKAAYDREESPNLEEYEPNTVASLLKQYLRELPENLLTKELMPRFEDACGKSTEAEKVQECQRLLKELPECNHLLISWLVVHMDHVIAKELETKMNIQNISIVLSPTVQISNRVLYVFFTHVQEFFGNVTLKQVTKPLRWSNMATMPALPETQESIKEEIRRQEFLLNCLHRDLQAGIKDLSKEERLWEVQRILTALKRKLREAKRQECETKIAQEIASLSKEDVSKEEMNENEEVINILLAQENEILTEQEELLAMEQFLRRQIASEKEEIDRLRAEIAEIQSRQQHGRSETEEYSSESESESEDEEELQVILEDLQRQNEELEIKNNHLNQAIHEEREAIIELRVQLRLLQRAKSEQQVQEEEEAEKRGGVSQQPRDSVLETKAAKEQPKASKEQQVKPSPSKDRKETPI
- the RALBP1 gene encoding ralA-binding protein 1 isoform X2; its protein translation is MDIAIMTEGYAAFQEDSSGDEAESPSKLKRSKGIHVFKKPSFSKKKEKDFKIKEKPKDEKHKEDKHKEDKHKEKKSKDLTAADVVKQWKEKKKKKKPIQEPEIPQVDVPSHRPVFGIPLSDAVDRTMMYDGIRLPAVFRECIDYVEKYGMKCEGIYRVSGIKSKVDELKAAYDREESPNLEEYEPNTVASLLKQYLRELPENLLTKELMPRFEDACGKSTEAEKVQECQRLLKELPECNHLLISWLVVHMDHVIAKELETKMNIQNISIVLSPTVQISNRVLYVFFTHVQEFFGNVTLKQVTKPLRWSNMATMPALPETQESIKEEIRRQEFLLNCLHRDLQAGIKDLSKEERLWEVQRILTALKRKLREAKRQECETKIAQEIASLSKEDVSKEEMNENEEVINILLAQENEILTEQEELLAMEQFLRRQIASEKEEIDRLRAEIAEIQSRQQHGRSETEEYSSESESESEDEEELQVILEDLQRQNEELEIKNNHLNQAIHEEREAIIELRVQLRLLQRAKSEQQVQEEEEAEKRGGVSQQPRDSVLETKAAKEQPKASKEQQVKPSPSKDRKETPI